The genomic window ttctctgttctgaatattatataagtgactaatcaaaaaatttagaaaagattgtTTCGAAATATCTTATTTGGGAAGCTCGGTGTATCCAAAACTCTGTCCTAAATCTCTCTacatttttttgatttttttttcgttttagtAATATCATCGATGGTGCTATCCAAAGAGAATATGTTGAAATACTCGGCACACCTTCGTGCTTACAATTCCGCATGTGGAGACCATCCAGAACTCAAATCCTTTGATTCTGAGCTTCAGCAGAAAACCTCAAATCTGATAAACTCGTTCACCTCTGATGCCAAAACTGGGTTGGTGCCACTGCCCCAACACGCAGCATACAAGGAGTTCACCAAGCACCTAGCTGAAGTAAACCAACAGGTGTCAGACTACATCATTGGATATGGAGAAGTAGTGTGGGAGAACTCAACTCTGAGATCTTTGGTCGAAACCTATTTTGAAAGTGCCAAGAAGACTTTGGACATTGCCGAGAATGTAACAGAATACGTCGATGAAGCAAAAAGGGGCGAACGTTACATTGTAGCGGCCGTGGCACAgtttgaaaaagacaaagaaaatgatgttGGCAAAAAAACGAAGAGGTATGAAAATACCTTGAGGGAGCTGAAGAAGTTTGAAGCCATGGGAAATCCTTTTGATGGCGATAAGTTCACGACTCTGTTCAAGTTGATGCACAAGGAGCAAGAATCCCTTCTGGAAAGAGTGAGGGAGACTAAGGAAAAGCTTGATGAGGAACTTAAAAATATTGAGATGGAAATAAGTAGTCGAAAGAAATGGAGTATAATTTCGAATGTGCTTTTCATCGGTGCGTTTGTTGCTGTTGCCGTCGGATCCATGGTTCTAGTATGTACAGGCGTGGGTGCGGGCGTGGGCGTTGCAGGGCTTCTATCATTACCACTGATTGCGATAGGATGGGTAGGCGTCCACACTATTTTAGAGAACAAGATTCAAGCTCGAGAGAAACAGGAAGAAGCTCTGAAGAAAGCGCACCGTATAGCAAACGAAATGGATAAGGGTATGGAAACCGACAAAGTAGATATGAATTCCATATCTGGAAAAGTCCACGCGCTAAAAAGCAAGATCACGTCTATGTTGAATGCTGTGAAGGATGCTACTGAGGATGGAGCAAATGAGGTGGACACGAAACAAGTAATGGAAACCCTTACGGGGGACGTGGTGGAATTAACAGAGGATATCAAAGCAGTTGGTGATGATGTGgcaaaatatagcaaaatgATCGAAGAGACGAGTTATCACGTTTTGCAAAAGATCACTGGTTCTGGAAAATAAACTTTATCGATGTTTGATGGAATCGAAGCACCAAGGCGCAGAACATCAAACAGACGCAGAGTCCAAAACCGGAGACAATTTTGTCTCATGGTTTTCTTGGTGTCCGTTTaattatttcagtttttcttttaagtgtttgagttttcaaaaataagaGACGACGGTCTTCCTCTCGTCGAGGAAGCTATCTTCTCCACTTTCCATTATTTCCTCGTTTGTAGGAGTCACTGACtccacttttttcttcttgtaatgttttttttctcttcttgtaatgtttctcactttctctataaaaaaaaaatggcattcttaattgccaaaaaaaattcttgttcttattatctttcagttttcGTACTTACTCTGATTCCTCAAGCTttgacaaaatcaaatctatcatttggtatcagagcaaaTAGTGTTTGGTCCGaaattttgtttcgttttaCCCATTCcacccaaaagaaaatcaaagaaatgtGTTGCCACCACCCACCACTCGAAACAATGGctaacacaaaatataaacttgaCGAGCTCGAAAAGGGCATGGGTTTGGTCATGGACGTTTTCCACAAAATGCAAACCAGGTTGGGTAACAAACTTTGTTGTAACATCCCCAATTCCATAATTAGTAATTGGGccattttgtttagttaaaagaaaacaacccCAATAAGCCCAATATCTTATTCCTTAAACGACATAGGTCATGGTCGTTTGTGTgtagagtatatatatacatgtatatactttctttcttctttacgAGCCGTCATAGAGAAACACAAACCTAATTCGTGTATGAACAGACCAGCACATTGATCTTTGAGTCTTGAAAAGCTATATTAGTGTTCTTGATGTTGATGTCGTTCGCTCATACGAAGGAAGAGATGGCGGCTgcgaagttgttgttctgttaAGTTGTCATTACGGTTATGTGTTGCGTTGTCGTCGGACTCGTGAGGAGGAGAAACAAGAGTCTTGAAGCCACCTTGGATGTGTTGTGGTGGTGTGTGTTATtcggaaagagagagaaagggagcagaagagagagagaagtgagGAGAGGATAGAGAACAAGCTGTTGCGTAGGTGGTGAAAACAGCTAGTGGGCTTGATTGGTCATGGCGTAGCTGTGACAGGCTTCTATGTTGGTGAAGAGCAAAGTTGGAGCAGATcagagatggagaagagaagaataagaaagatgaaaaaggaaataagaaTAGTGTGGAGGAGGCAACTTTGGAGGCTCGTACAAGTAATATCTGACATAGATATGGAATTA from Arabidopsis thaliana chromosome 3, partial sequence includes these protein-coding regions:
- the AT14A gene encoding transmembrane protein, putative (DUF677) (AT14A; CONTAINS InterPro DOMAIN/s: Protein of unknown function DUF677 (InterPro:IPR007749); BEST Arabidopsis thaliana protein match is: Protein of unknown function (DUF677) (TAIR:AT3G28290.1); Has 228 Blast hits to 220 proteins in 54 species: Archae - 6; Bacteria - 60; Metazoa - 5; Fungi - 4; Plants - 134; Viruses - 0; Other Eukaryotes - 19 (source: NCBI BLink).) is translated as MVLSKENMLKYSAHLRAYNSACGDHPELKSFDSELQQKTSNLINSFTSDAKTGLVPLPQHAAYKEFTKHLAEVNQQVSDYIIGYGEVVWENSTLRSLVETYFESAKKTLDIAENVTEYVDEAKRGERYIVAAVAQFEKDKENDVGKKTKRYENTLRELKKFEAMGNPFDGDKFTTLFKLMHKEQESLLERVRETKEKLDEELKNIEMEISSRKKWSIISNVLFIGAFVAVAVGSMVLVCTGVGAGVGVAGLLSLPLIAIGWVGVHTILENKIQAREKQEEALKKAHRIANEMDKGMETDKVDMNSISGKVHALKSKITSMLNAVKDATEDGANEVDTKQVMETLTGDVVELTEDIKAVGDDVAKYSKMIEETSYHVLQKITGSGK